In Helianthus annuus cultivar XRQ/B chromosome 3, HanXRQr2.0-SUNRISE, whole genome shotgun sequence, a single window of DNA contains:
- the LOC110927706 gene encoding F-box protein At5g07610, translated as MVNSRRKFKKTRNTTKTSFSQASMEDSDHHSTQSGALVGSSDDLLTEILLRLPVTSILRFKSVSKHWRLLLSHKHFTRRYDIDNHSKSPGLFGCNTYVPYDVDNPSTPPFSNLSSYFDCPRVRIVQSCNGLLLCSTHGPKGSKAAPRYYVFNPTTKQLALIPPIHESLKVRKTIRFMGLAYHQTDCVHYKVVCIRSLEPDRDLFQIQIYSSDTREWKISIETFSASSHVFQQGVYWNGAVYWVTKYHKYLYFKLDVEKLQMMPLPMRSGVRLHIIAAYFGESRGRLHLIAYRNHLDYRLRLNVYEMFSGHSSWFVRYQVDLNALPADAFPDIISRYGVNYEFKVIDVVRGEEDTFVVLKIREKIMKYNVHDQSFEHIYSLPRPSCFRENSFHRYTETLTSF; from the coding sequence ATGGTGAACAGCAGACGCAAATTCAAGAAAACCCGAAACACCACCAAAACCAGCTTCTCGCAGGCTTCTATGGAGGATTCTGATCATCATTCGACTCAATCTGGAGCATTGGTTGGTTCCAGCGATGACCTTTTAACCGAGATCCTTCTCCGGCTCCCTGTTACCTCCATCCTTCGCTTCAAATCTGTTTCTAAACACTGGCGTTTGCTTCTAAGTCACAAACATTTCACCCGAAGGTATGATATTGATAACCATTCAAAATCTCCTGGTCTTTTTGGTTGCAATACATATGTCCCGTACGATGTTGATAACCCAAGCACTCCTCCTTTTAGTAATCTTAGTTCCTACTTTGATTGTCCGCGTGTCAGAATCGTGCAATCTTGTAACGGGTTACTACTTTGCTCTACTCATGGGCCCAAAGGAAGCAAAGCTGCTCCTAGGTATTACGTATTTAATCCCACCACCAAACAATTGGCACTCATCCCACCAATCCACGAAAGTCTCAAAGTTCGTAAAACAATCCGTTTTATGGGTCTGGCATATCATCAAACAGATTGTGTTCACTACAAAGTTGTTTGTATTCGGTCTTTAGAGCCTGATAGAGACTTGTTTCAGATTCAAATCTACTCGTCTGACACAAGGGAATGGAAGATTTCTATCGAAACTTTCTCTGCGAGTAGCCACGTCTTTCAACAGGGGGTTTACTGGAATGGAGCTGTTTATTGGGTTACCAAGTATCACAAATACTTGTATTTTAAACTTGATGTTGAAAAGTTGCAAATGATGCCCTTGCCGATGAGGTCTGGAGTTCGTCTACATATAATAGCAGCGTACTTTGGAGAATCTAGAGGTCGTCTACATTTAATAGCATACAGGAATCACCTGGATTATAGACTACGCCTGAATGTGTATGAGATGTTTAGCGGTCATTCGAGTTGGTTTGTCAGATATCAAGTAGATCTTAATGCCCTTCCTGCAGATGCTTTCCCAGATATCATCTCTCGGTACGGAGTCAATTATGAATTCAAAGTCATTGATGTGGTTAGAGGCGAAGAAGATACATTTGTGGTGCTGAAAATTCGTGAAAAGATAATGAAATACAATGTTCATGACCAGAGTTTTGAACATATATATAGTCTACCCAGGCCCAGCTGCTTCCGTGAAAATAGTTTCCATCGTTACACCGAAACCTTAACTTCTTTTTAA
- the LOC110927705 gene encoding F-box protein At5g07610, with protein MVNTRIKKTLKPSFSQASTEDSDHQSIESGALIGSNDDILTEILLRLPVTSILRFKSVSKHWRLLLSHSHLTQRYDHLSKSPGLFAHDKYLPFDVDNPTTPPFSSLDSYFDLPNVKIVQSCNGLLLCCTDRGPKGRKGALNYYVFNPTTKQVAVIPPICGGSKIRKTIRFMGLAYHQTDCVHYKVVCVRRLKPGVDLFQIQVYSSDTKKWEISSESLCICKHVFFGHVVYWNGAVHWAPFSGCPFNFKLDVEQLQMLPLPDGYTSSEIFIMYFGESRGHLHLVVHKNREDNCLCLNVYEMLSAMQLIRKNIGYRSRTDI; from the coding sequence ATGGTGAACACCAGAATCAAGAAAACCCTTAAACCATCCTTCTCACAAGCTTCCACGGAGGATTCTGATCATCAATCGATTGAATCTGGAGCTTTGATTGGTTCCAATGATGACATTTTAACCGAAATTCTCCTCCGGCTCCCTGTTACCTCCATCCTTCGCTTCAAATCTGTTTCCAAACACTGGCGTTTGCTTTTGAGTCACAGCCATCTCACCCAAAGGTATGATCACCTTTCTAAATCCCCTGGCCTTTTTGCTCACGATAAATATCTCCCCTTTGATGTTGATAACCCAACCACTCCTCCTTTTAGTAGTCTTGATTCCTACTTTGATCTTCCGAATGTCAAAATCGTGCAATCTTGTAATGGCTTACTACTTTGCTGCACTGACCGTGGGCCCAAAGGCCGCAAAGGTGCTCTTAACTATTACGTCTTTAATCCCACCACCAAACAAGTGGCAGTCATCCCACCGATTTGCGGAGGTTCTAAAATTCGTAAAACAATCCGTTTTATGGGTCTGGCATATCATCAAACAGATTGTGTTCACTACAAGGTTGTTTGCGTTCGTCGTCTTAAGCCTGGTGTGGATTTGTTTCAGATTCAAGTCTACTCGTCTGATACAAAGAAATGGGAGATTTCTAGCGAATCTTTGTGTATATGTAAACACGTTTTCTTCGGCCACGTGGTTTACTGGAACGGAGCTGTTCATTGGGCTCCGTTTTCTGGCTGTCCGTTTAACTTTAAACTAGATGTTGAACAGTTGCAAATGTTGCCCTTGCCGGATGGCTATACGTCTTCCGAGATATTCATAATGTACTTTGGAGAATCTAGAGGTCATCTACATTTGGTAGTACACAAGAACCGTGAAGATAATTGTTTATGCCTGAATGTGTATGAGATGTTGAGCGCTATGCAGTTAATACGGAaaaatatcggttatcggtcaaggaccgatatatGA